Proteins encoded by one window of Venturia canescens isolate UGA chromosome 2, ASM1945775v1, whole genome shotgun sequence:
- the LOC122406219 gene encoding E3 ubiquitin-protein ligase RNF8-like, whose translation MESLKRSMNDDDLEPVLVKLNKENSIFPDIHVDKSEFKIGRARNSDEIIAHVLISRNHAVVRCAENGDWTIEHLSSTITLLNDIPLELGMPKKLFPGDVIQFSASEEFKYEFQLCPKSLINNKRQKLNECFMETVMTQQKSFAASQETKRKELEKKLQTKQNEQIELKAQLDELLKNQELAQDKTQDLNNKILDLQKQIKAGNDAEIQLQSSYNDLLMTLETERKKFEDRLNEERRKWQTALDTSKQEKENIEKTMREQMDRWREQQQAEWAVVMENLVKQEKTAQERLLNEKNQLEQKLKETEDALKEQAALTEQLQSTTENVGNIDLSSTTAPECIFVQLLDDGTTGQMDVLETIDLTVDSPCSSSSNRDNGVINKVGDIMDEQLTCSICSEIFVKAVTLNCTHSFCHHCIVTWMKKKRDCPVCRAGIVSVNRSIVLDNFIEQMVETLTPQLQSRRKELLQERAALEKPFVQIKVKGRKK comes from the exons ATGGAAAGTCTCAAGCGTTCAATGAACGACGACGATCTGGAACCTGTGCTGGTTAAACTCAACaaggaaaattcaatattcCCGGATATACATGTCGACAAAAGTGAA TTTAAGATTGGTCGAGCGAGGAACAGCGACGAGATAATCGCACATGTATTAATATCTCGTAACCACGCAGTTGTGAGATGTGCAGAAAATGGTGATTGGACAATAGAGCATCTGAGTTCCACAATCACCTTGTTGAACGACATTCCCCTGGAGTTAGGGAtgccaaaaaaattgtttcccgGCGATGTTATACAATTTAGTGCTTCTGAAgaatttaaatatgagtttcaACTTTGTCCAAAGTCATTAATCAACAATAAAAGACAAAAACTTAACGAATGTTTCATGGAAACTGTTATGACACAACAAAAGTCTTTTGCAGCGTCTCAAGaaacaaagagaaaagaattggagaaaaaattgcaaacaaaGCAGAATGAGCAGATAGAGCTCAAAGCTCAGCTCGATGagctattaaaaaatcaagaattGGCGCAGGACAAAACGCAGGATCTCAACAACAAAATATTGGACCTCCAGAAACAAATAAAAGCTGGCAATGATGCGGAAATACAACTCCAGAGCTCTTATAATGATTTATTAATGACTCTTGAAAcagagcgaaaaaaattcgaagatcGTCTAAatgaggaaagaagaaaatggcAAACTGCCCTTGACACCAGCAAAcaggagaaagaaaacattgaaaaaactaTGAGAGAGCAAATGGACAGGTGGCGGGAACAACAGCAAGCTGAATGGGCTGTTGTAATGGAAAATTTGGTCAAACAGGAAAAAACTGCTCAAGAAAGACttttgaacgagaaaaatcagTTGGAACAAAAGTTGAAGGAAACTGAAGATGCTCTCAAAGAGCAAGCTGCTTTGACCGAACAATTACAATCTACTACTGAAAATG TCGGGAATATAGATTTATCGAGTACAACAGCGCCGGAATGTATATTTGTACAGTTATTAGATGATGGCACGACCGGACAAATGGACGTTTTAGAGACGATAGACTTGACGGTAGACAGTCCATGCTCATCGAGCAGCAATCGTGATAATGGGGTCATCAACAAAGTTGGTGACATTATGGACGAACAACTGACTTGCAGCATTTGTTCAGAAATATTCGTTAAAGCCGTAACCCTCAACTGCACTCACTCATTTTGTCATCACTGCATCGTCacgtggatgaaaaaaaaacgcgattGTCCAGTGTGCAGAGCCGGAATAGTTTCGGTCAACAGATCAATCGTTTTGGACaattttatcgaacaaatggtTGAAACTCTGACGCCTCAACTACAGTCACGTAGAAAAGAACTGTTGCAGGAAAGAGCAG caTTGGAAAAACCTTTTGTGCAAATAAAAGTGaaaggtagaaaaaaatag